In Parasegetibacter sp. NRK P23, a single genomic region encodes these proteins:
- a CDS encoding MFS transporter, protein MPAPKGIWKVITASSVGTLIEWYDFYIFGSLSTIISQKFFPGTNPTAALLSTLATFAAGFIVRPFGALVFGRLGDLIGRKYTFLLTLVLMGGSTFLIGCVPSFESIGYWAPALVLLLRLLQGLALGGEYGGAATYVAEHAPKEKRGFYTSWIQTTATLGLFVSLGVILSIRRIVGVDEFVNGNGWRYPFLVSILLVVVSIFIRLKMNESPLFSKLKAEGKTSTNPLKESFGKKENFKMVLLALFGATMGQGVIWYTSQFYAQNFILTVCKVDYEQANTIIGIALLAATPFFVIFGSLSDKFGRKNIMLTGMFLGVISYFSLFGQLRNIADTTLKTVASKTAVAATGATVTTFADGGSLTETPKTVEGTITYVKNVILSSSDQWKMTGWIFIMVLFVTMVYGPIAAFLVELFPTKIRYTSMSLPYHIGNGVFGGLVPFIGVLISTLPGATPLSGLWYPVGVAALSLIIGCLYLNNRIDENVND, encoded by the coding sequence TGATTGAATGGTACGATTTTTACATTTTCGGAAGTTTATCCACCATCATTTCCCAAAAGTTTTTCCCGGGCACGAACCCTACGGCTGCCCTGCTTTCCACACTTGCCACCTTTGCCGCCGGCTTTATTGTGCGGCCTTTCGGCGCGCTTGTATTTGGCCGCCTTGGTGACCTGATTGGCAGAAAATATACTTTTCTCCTAACGCTTGTGCTCATGGGCGGCTCCACCTTCCTCATAGGATGCGTCCCTTCCTTTGAAAGCATTGGCTACTGGGCCCCGGCCCTCGTATTGCTGCTCCGGCTGCTGCAGGGATTGGCGTTAGGGGGAGAATACGGCGGCGCCGCGACTTACGTTGCCGAACATGCGCCAAAAGAGAAACGCGGATTTTATACCAGCTGGATCCAAACCACCGCCACACTGGGCTTGTTCGTATCCCTGGGTGTCATCCTTTCGATCCGTCGCATCGTAGGGGTGGATGAATTCGTGAACGGGAACGGCTGGCGTTATCCTTTCCTGGTATCCATTTTATTGGTGGTAGTCTCCATTTTCATCCGTTTAAAGATGAATGAGTCGCCGCTCTTCAGCAAGCTGAAAGCGGAAGGCAAAACATCCACCAACCCCCTGAAAGAGAGTTTCGGGAAAAAAGAGAACTTCAAAATGGTACTCCTGGCACTGTTTGGTGCCACCATGGGACAAGGCGTGATATGGTACACCAGCCAGTTCTACGCACAGAATTTCATTCTGACCGTTTGCAAGGTGGACTATGAGCAGGCCAATACCATCATTGGTATCGCTTTGCTCGCGGCCACGCCATTCTTCGTCATCTTCGGCTCCCTTTCCGATAAATTCGGCAGAAAGAACATCATGCTTACCGGGATGTTCCTGGGTGTGATCAGCTATTTTTCGCTGTTCGGTCAACTCCGTAATATCGCAGATACTACATTGAAAACCGTTGCTTCCAAAACTGCAGTGGCAGCAACAGGCGCCACTGTAACTACCTTCGCCGATGGCGGTTCTCTTACGGAAACGCCGAAAACCGTTGAAGGAACCATCACTTATGTAAAAAACGTGATCCTCTCTTCATCTGATCAGTGGAAAATGACCGGCTGGATCTTCATCATGGTATTGTTTGTAACCATGGTGTATGGCCCTATTGCGGCTTTCCTTGTTGAGTTGTTCCCTACCAAAATCAGGTATACCTCCATGTCGTTACCTTACCATATTGGTAACGGCGTATTCGGTGGACTTGTCCCTTTTATAGGTGTATTGATTTCAACGCTTCCGGGCGCTACGCCACTTTCAGGACTATGGTACCCTGTTGGTGTTGCCGCATTGAGCCTCATCATCGGCTGCCTCTACCTCAACAACCGGATCGATGAAAACGTAAATGATTAA
- a CDS encoding DUF6814 family protein yields the protein MNQLKKTLGLVWMLIAPALLFTLFIGAGVYIDPNGKAEINQPVPWIIIIAIFSPIAIGFFLFGWYAWKGEYDKLPENSEEV from the coding sequence ATGAACCAACTTAAAAAAACGCTTGGCCTGGTATGGATGCTGATCGCTCCGGCCCTTCTTTTCACGCTATTCATAGGAGCGGGCGTATATATTGATCCGAACGGGAAGGCCGAAATCAACCAACCGGTTCCCTGGATCATCATCATCGCCATTTTCTCTCCCATTGCTATTGGCTTCTTCCTTTTCGGATGGTATGCCTGGAAGGGAGAGTATGATAAATTACCAGAAAACTCCGAAGAAGTATAG
- a CDS encoding YhcG family protein: MSEQELYGSIRELIVGAREKTLRAVNVLLLQTYWEIGKLIVEEERKGKARGRYSDRILKNVSGKLEREFGSGYAERSLRNMKAFHQAFPIRSALRTELSWTHYRLISRVVNEKARNFYMEECVSGGWSSRTLERNISSGYFERIKAFPTPKDGVLPPDARAFIKDPYIFEFLGLSAEQVPAEKDLETALLKHLHQFLMELGKGFAFVARQQHLSTETGDFYVDLVFYNYYLKCFVLIDLKKGRLTHQDIGQMDMYVRMYEDLKRALDDNPTIGIILCTEKDETVVKYSVLSGSSHLFASKYRLYLPEENDLKQLIEHDRLLFEMESRTRERGP, from the coding sequence ATGAGTGAGCAGGAGTTGTATGGATCGATCAGGGAATTGATTGTTGGGGCAAGGGAAAAAACGCTACGTGCCGTGAATGTTTTGTTGCTCCAAACATATTGGGAGATAGGGAAGTTGATTGTGGAAGAGGAGCGGAAAGGGAAAGCAAGGGGCAGGTACAGCGACCGTATTTTGAAAAATGTTTCCGGCAAACTTGAAAGAGAATTCGGAAGCGGCTACGCCGAGCGAAGCCTGAGAAATATGAAAGCTTTTCATCAGGCATTTCCAATTCGGTCCGCACTGCGGACCGAATTGAGCTGGACGCATTACCGTTTGATTTCCAGGGTTGTAAATGAAAAGGCCCGCAACTTTTACATGGAAGAATGCGTTTCCGGAGGCTGGAGCTCAAGAACCCTGGAGCGAAACATCAGCAGCGGTTATTTTGAAAGAATAAAAGCATTCCCAACCCCAAAAGATGGTGTACTGCCACCTGATGCCCGGGCATTCATCAAAGACCCTTACATTTTCGAGTTCCTGGGGTTATCGGCTGAGCAGGTCCCTGCGGAAAAGGACCTCGAAACCGCATTGCTCAAACACCTGCACCAATTTCTGATGGAACTTGGCAAAGGTTTCGCATTCGTGGCAAGGCAGCAACACCTTTCTACCGAAACAGGTGACTTTTATGTTGACCTGGTATTCTATAATTATTACCTGAAGTGTTTTGTGCTGATTGACCTGAAGAAGGGGCGCCTCACCCACCAGGATATCGGCCAGATGGATATGTACGTGCGTATGTATGAAGACCTGAAAAGAGCACTTGACGATAATCCCACCATCGGAATCATTCTCTGCACGGAGAAAGATGAAACCGTTGTGAAATACTCTGTGCTATCCGGTAGTAGTCATCTGTTCGCGAGCAAGTACAGGCTCTACCTGCCGGAGGAAAATGACCTGAAACAGTTGATAGAACACGATCGGCTGCTCTTTGAAATGGAAAGCAGGACGCGGGAACGCGGTCCCTGA
- the gldA gene encoding gliding motility-associated ABC transporter ATP-binding subunit GldA, protein MSISIEAVSKHYGTQKAVNNISFSLKPGEIVGFLGPNGAGKSTTMKMMTGYLQPDGGKITVNGISVQAQPLEVKKKIGYLPEANPLYYDMYVKEYLHFIAGVHGLGKKTKERVNAVIAMTGLTPESHKKTGQLSKGYKQRVGLAAALIHDPEVLILDEPTSGLDPNQIIEIREVIRSLGQQKTILFSTHILQEVEALCERVIIINKGELVADAPLSDLKNTNGDQQRLRVNFGEPLEAEWLLRLPDTLSAEKTDAHTWLLTTSSPEKLRKQILELALQHNLNIVSLQSENGKLEDIFRELTAQNKPQ, encoded by the coding sequence ATGTCAATATCCATCGAGGCAGTCAGCAAGCACTACGGCACACAAAAAGCGGTCAACAACATCTCTTTCTCCCTGAAGCCCGGTGAGATCGTTGGTTTTCTCGGCCCGAATGGTGCCGGGAAATCCACCACCATGAAAATGATGACCGGTTATCTTCAGCCGGATGGCGGAAAAATAACCGTAAACGGCATTTCCGTGCAGGCTCAGCCACTGGAGGTGAAGAAAAAAATCGGTTACCTTCCCGAAGCAAATCCGCTGTATTATGACATGTATGTAAAGGAATACCTTCATTTCATTGCTGGTGTGCATGGATTGGGCAAAAAGACCAAAGAACGCGTAAACGCCGTGATCGCCATGACGGGCCTCACTCCGGAAAGCCATAAAAAAACAGGGCAGCTTTCCAAAGGGTATAAACAGCGGGTGGGACTAGCCGCGGCCCTGATCCACGATCCGGAAGTGCTGATATTGGATGAACCCACATCCGGCCTTGACCCCAACCAGATCATTGAGATCAGGGAAGTGATCCGGAGCCTGGGGCAACAAAAGACCATTCTTTTCAGCACGCATATTCTGCAGGAAGTGGAGGCACTTTGTGAAAGAGTGATCATTATTAATAAGGGAGAACTGGTTGCGGACGCGCCGCTTTCAGACCTGAAAAACACCAATGGCGACCAGCAGCGACTTCGCGTAAATTTTGGCGAACCACTGGAAGCCGAATGGCTGCTCCGCCTCCCGGATACCCTTTCCGCAGAAAAAACAGATGCCCACACCTGGCTGCTCACTACTTCCAGCCCCGAAAAACTCCGGAAGCAAATCCTTGAACTGGCTTTGCAGCACAACCTGAATATCGTTTCTTTGCAAAGCGAAAACGGAAAACTGGAAGACATCTTCCGGGAACTCACTGCTCAAAACAAACCGCAATAA
- the eno gene encoding phosphopyruvate hydratase codes for MSYIADIHARQILDSRGNPTVEVDVITENGHMGRAAVPSGASTGIHEAVELRDNDKAVYMGKGVLQAVKNVNEVIAEQLIGWSVNDQAGIDKKLIELDGTDNKGKLGANAMLAVSMAVAKAAALESNLPLFRYLGGVNSTVLPMPLMNILNGGAHADNKIDYQEFMIVPVGATSFSEGLRWGVEIFHHLKSVLKKKGYSTNVGDEGGFAPNIQSNEEAIETVLAAIEAAGFKPGEQIGIALDAASSEMWKEDEKVYHFHKSDGKKLTVDQMVQYWVEWCSKYPIISIEDGMAEEDWDGWKKLTDALGKKVQLVGDDLFVTNTKILKRGIDNGVANSILIKVNQIGTLTETINAVQLAQKNGYTTIMSHRSGETEDTTIADLAVALNCGQIKTGSASRTDRMAKYNQLIRIEEALEANAIYPNGQIRFGSK; via the coding sequence ATGAGCTACATTGCAGACATTCATGCAAGACAAATCCTGGACAGCCGCGGTAACCCCACCGTGGAGGTTGACGTTATAACCGAAAACGGACACATGGGCCGTGCCGCCGTGCCATCCGGCGCCAGCACCGGTATTCATGAGGCCGTGGAACTGAGAGACAACGACAAAGCCGTTTACATGGGCAAAGGCGTACTCCAGGCCGTGAAGAATGTAAATGAAGTGATCGCTGAACAACTGATCGGCTGGAGCGTGAACGACCAGGCCGGCATCGACAAAAAACTCATCGAACTCGACGGAACCGACAATAAAGGCAAACTGGGCGCCAACGCCATGCTCGCCGTTTCCATGGCAGTGGCCAAAGCCGCAGCCCTCGAAAGCAACCTGCCCCTCTTCCGCTACCTCGGCGGTGTGAACAGCACCGTGCTGCCCATGCCCCTGATGAACATCCTGAACGGTGGCGCACATGCCGATAATAAAATTGATTACCAGGAGTTTATGATCGTTCCGGTTGGCGCGACCTCTTTCAGCGAAGGCCTGCGTTGGGGCGTGGAAATTTTCCACCACCTGAAAAGCGTACTCAAGAAAAAAGGTTACAGCACCAACGTAGGTGACGAAGGTGGTTTCGCTCCCAACATCCAGAGCAACGAAGAGGCCATCGAAACAGTTCTGGCCGCCATCGAAGCCGCAGGCTTCAAACCTGGCGAGCAGATCGGTATCGCACTCGACGCCGCCTCCTCCGAAATGTGGAAAGAAGACGAAAAAGTATACCACTTCCACAAGAGCGACGGCAAAAAACTCACCGTTGACCAAATGGTGCAGTATTGGGTAGAATGGTGCTCCAAATACCCCATCATTTCTATCGAAGACGGCATGGCTGAAGAAGACTGGGATGGCTGGAAAAAACTCACCGACGCCCTCGGTAAAAAAGTACAACTCGTTGGAGATGACCTGTTTGTAACCAATACAAAAATTCTGAAAAGAGGTATCGACAACGGTGTCGCCAACAGCATCCTGATCAAAGTAAACCAGATCGGAACACTCACAGAAACCATCAATGCCGTACAACTGGCCCAGAAAAATGGTTATACCACCATTATGAGCCACCGTTCCGGCGAAACTGAAGATACTACCATCGCCGACCTGGCCGTGGCCCTGAACTGCGGACAAATTAAAACCGGAAGCGCCAGCCGTACCGACCGTATGGCCAAGTACAACCAGTTGATCCGCATCGAAGAGGCACTGGAAGCCAACGCGATCTACCCCAACGGGCAGATCAGGTTCGGCAGCAAATAA
- a CDS encoding septum formation initiator family protein: protein MKILERIPSWLKNKYMIALIVFAVWVLFFDRNDIITQTERRSELRDLQQSKAYYEQEISLTNKELRQLDSNPALLEKYAREKYFMKKPNEELFVMPTPEASVKK, encoded by the coding sequence ATGAAAATATTAGAACGTATTCCATCCTGGCTGAAGAACAAATACATGATCGCCCTGATCGTGTTCGCCGTATGGGTACTGTTCTTCGACCGGAACGATATCATCACCCAAACAGAAAGACGTTCCGAACTCAGGGACCTACAGCAAAGCAAAGCTTATTACGAACAGGAGATCAGTCTTACCAACAAAGAACTCCGCCAGCTCGACTCTAATCCCGCCCTCCTTGAAAAATACGCCAGGGAGAAATATTTCATGAAAAAGCCAAACGAAGAACTCTTCGTGATGCCAACACCGGAAGCCTCCGTTAAAAAATAG
- the nth gene encoding endonuclease III: MTRKERYEGVIRYFQEHIPQAETELIYDNPYQLLVAVILSAQCTDKRVNLTTPAIFRRYPDAESLSKASVEDIFALIRSISYPNNKSKHLIGMAQKLMNEFNGEVPLTVNELVTLPGVGRKTANVITSVIDQQPNMAVDTHVFRVSARIGLTVNAKTPLAAEKQLIKFIPSELVHKAHHWIILHGRYVCVARNPKCHACGITEFCKFYQQQKKKQVSS, from the coding sequence ATGACCAGGAAGGAAAGATACGAAGGTGTGATCCGCTATTTTCAGGAACACATCCCGCAGGCTGAAACCGAACTTATTTACGACAATCCCTACCAGTTACTGGTAGCTGTGATTTTATCCGCTCAATGCACCGATAAACGCGTTAACCTGACCACGCCTGCTATCTTCAGGCGGTATCCCGACGCGGAAAGTTTATCGAAAGCCAGTGTTGAAGACATTTTCGCCCTCATCAGGAGTATCTCTTATCCCAACAACAAGAGCAAGCACCTGATCGGGATGGCACAAAAACTCATGAACGAGTTCAATGGTGAAGTACCGCTTACCGTAAATGAACTCGTCACACTTCCCGGCGTGGGGCGGAAAACCGCTAATGTAATTACCTCGGTGATCGACCAGCAGCCCAATATGGCCGTGGACACCCATGTGTTCAGGGTTTCCGCAAGGATCGGGTTAACCGTAAACGCAAAAACACCGCTTGCAGCGGAGAAACAGCTTATCAAATTTATTCCTTCCGAACTGGTGCACAAAGCACACCACTGGATTATCCTGCACGGAAGGTATGTTTGTGTGGCAAGAAATCCGAAATGCCACGCGTGCGGCATTACAGAATTTTGTAAATTCTACCAGCAACAAAAGAAAAAACAGGTATCTTCTTAA
- a CDS encoding FUSC family membrane protein, whose protein sequence is MLQLPASYIREYKNFIYGHYLSEGVRITVGVVLPAVIFSYFGALETGIVVSLGAMCASIPDNPGPIHHRKNAMVVCFILTSCCAFITGVVAFSPVLLGAWVAAAAFIFSMIGVFNTRSMAIGTAVLLVMVLNIDEKRTLEDAAIHAAYIFGGGLWYTLLSLGLYSIRPYKLTQQAMGDCIQATANYLHAKAAFYSKNVDYDAAYRKLLEEQIIVHEKQDLVREMLFKSRDIVRESTPQGRILVMIFLDVVDLFERAMTSHQDYRALHQAFDQHAILHHYQSLIYQLTDELDRIGIALKSGFPSTPTDLLSKKTEKVNQLFFQLRDEHRTAENVEAFISLRHILDSIEDIAGRIYTLHQYTTFDPALSKQFKEPDYDRFVTHQAIDLRLLLSNLTLQSNTFRHAVRVSVATFAGYLISLILPFGHSYWILLTIIVILKPAYSLTKKRNGERLIGTIAGAAIGLLLLYFIQDKNILLAIMIFLMIGTFSFMRAKYLLSVVLMTPYILILFHLLFPGDFRTLLTERVIDTAIGSAIAFLANYFLVPAWEYTQIRQYMIRAIHDNREYFKVIAGAFAGKPYTNTEYKLSRKNAFVSLANLTDAFNRMMSEPVHQQKNSKEMHQFVVLNHVLTSHIATVSYYAQPLAQQYQKPVLQQLTTALNHQLEDIEKKLNGVPINKQLAEDASPTQQALKQLNHEVMQLKQERSIELGKGVADSPVRKTLSEYKSIADQFIFIARTVEELGKNVGGHTGAPATEMAPAAHP, encoded by the coding sequence ATGCTGCAATTGCCGGCCTCTTACATCAGGGAATACAAGAACTTCATCTACGGCCACTACCTCAGTGAGGGCGTGCGCATTACTGTGGGCGTGGTGCTTCCTGCTGTAATTTTCAGCTACTTCGGCGCATTGGAAACGGGCATTGTGGTATCGCTGGGGGCCATGTGCGCCAGCATTCCAGACAATCCAGGCCCTATTCACCACCGGAAAAACGCCATGGTGGTATGTTTCATCCTTACCTCCTGTTGCGCCTTTATCACCGGCGTTGTGGCCTTCTCCCCCGTTTTGCTTGGCGCCTGGGTTGCCGCAGCAGCATTTATATTCTCCATGATCGGCGTATTCAACACCCGGAGCATGGCTATTGGAACGGCGGTGTTGCTGGTGATGGTACTGAATATCGACGAGAAAAGAACTTTGGAGGACGCGGCCATTCACGCGGCCTACATCTTCGGGGGCGGATTGTGGTACACGCTCTTGAGTCTTGGACTATACAGCATTCGGCCCTATAAACTCACCCAGCAGGCCATGGGCGATTGTATTCAGGCCACCGCCAATTACCTGCACGCCAAAGCCGCGTTCTACAGCAAAAATGTGGATTACGACGCCGCTTATAGAAAATTACTGGAAGAACAAATCATCGTGCACGAGAAGCAGGACCTCGTAAGGGAAATGCTTTTTAAAAGCCGCGATATCGTGCGGGAGTCCACACCGCAAGGCAGAATTCTCGTGATGATCTTCCTCGATGTGGTGGATCTTTTTGAACGCGCCATGACCTCCCACCAGGATTACCGCGCCCTCCACCAGGCTTTCGATCAGCATGCCATTCTCCACCATTACCAATCCCTGATCTATCAGTTAACAGATGAACTGGATAGAATAGGAATCGCACTCAAAAGCGGTTTCCCTTCCACGCCTACCGATCTGCTGTCCAAAAAAACGGAGAAAGTGAACCAACTCTTCTTTCAGCTCCGGGATGAACACCGTACCGCTGAAAACGTGGAGGCATTTATTTCACTCAGGCACATCCTCGACAGCATTGAAGACATTGCCGGCAGAATCTACACCCTGCACCAGTACACCACTTTCGACCCCGCACTCAGCAAGCAATTCAAAGAACCGGATTACGATCGCTTCGTTACCCACCAGGCCATCGACCTGCGGTTGCTGCTGTCCAACCTCACCTTGCAGTCCAACACTTTCCGGCATGCCGTCAGGGTGAGCGTGGCCACTTTCGCAGGTTACCTTATATCGCTGATCCTTCCGTTCGGACACAGTTATTGGATATTGCTCACCATCATCGTGATCCTGAAACCCGCTTACAGTCTTACCAAGAAAAGAAACGGGGAACGACTGATCGGCACCATTGCCGGAGCGGCCATCGGTTTACTGCTGTTGTATTTCATCCAGGATAAAAACATCCTGCTGGCCATTATGATTTTCCTGATGATCGGAACATTCAGTTTCATGCGCGCTAAATACCTGCTGAGCGTGGTGTTGATGACACCATATATCCTCATACTTTTTCACCTGCTCTTCCCGGGAGACTTCAGAACCCTGCTCACGGAAAGAGTAATCGATACGGCCATTGGTTCCGCCATCGCGTTCCTCGCGAATTATTTCCTGGTACCTGCCTGGGAATACACACAGATCAGACAGTATATGATCCGCGCCATCCACGATAACCGGGAATATTTTAAAGTGATCGCCGGCGCATTTGCCGGGAAGCCTTATACCAATACGGAATACAAATTATCCAGGAAGAACGCGTTCGTATCACTCGCCAACCTTACCGATGCCTTTAACCGGATGATGTCGGAACCCGTGCACCAACAAAAGAACAGCAAGGAAATGCACCAGTTCGTAGTGCTCAACCATGTGCTCACTTCACACATCGCTACCGTATCCTACTATGCGCAGCCATTGGCGCAACAATACCAGAAACCGGTATTGCAGCAACTGACCACAGCATTGAACCATCAACTGGAAGACATTGAAAAGAAACTGAACGGCGTTCCCATCAATAAACAACTGGCGGAGGATGCTTCTCCCACCCAACAGGCATTGAAACAGTTGAACCATGAAGTGATGCAACTGAAGCAGGAAAGAAGTATAGAACTGGGGAAAGGTGTGGCGGATAGCCCGGTGCGGAAAACACTATCTGAGTATAAATCCATCGCCGACCAGTTCATCTTCATCGCCCGTACCGTGGAGGAGTTGGGTAAGAATGTGGGTGGACATACCGGTGCCCCCGCTACAGAGATGGCACCCGCAGCCCACCCTTAA
- a CDS encoding rhodanese-like domain-containing protein → MKELSWEEWKALEQKGEPFALLDVREAAERDAYNIGGIWIPLGEIMQRYTEIPQDVPVIVYCRKGIRSGIAIQRLEARFGWTHLFNLKGGLRVPSL, encoded by the coding sequence ATGAAAGAGCTGAGTTGGGAGGAATGGAAGGCGCTGGAGCAGAAAGGTGAACCATTCGCTTTACTGGATGTGCGCGAAGCAGCAGAAAGAGACGCGTACAATATTGGTGGAATATGGATTCCGCTGGGAGAAATCATGCAACGGTATACCGAGATTCCGCAAGATGTTCCCGTGATTGTTTATTGCAGAAAAGGCATCAGGAGCGGTATCGCCATTCAGCGGCTCGAAGCCCGCTTTGGTTGGACGCATTTGTTCAACCTTAAGGGTGGGCTGCGGGTGCCATCTCTGTAG
- a CDS encoding KUP/HAK/KT family potassium transporter, producing the protein MGKQLNKVTAAGLLVALGIIYGDIGTSPLYVFNAIINEKVISEDLILGSLSCIIWTITLQTTVKYVILTLRADNKGEGGTFSLYALVRRRKKWLVIPAMIGGAALLSDGIITPPISITSAIEGLKQIPALHDIERMTIVYIVLGILTLFFFMQQFGTHSIGRLFGPIMSLWFLMLAGLGIYHFADDLSVLKAFSPHYAIQFLVTYPAGFWVLGAVFLCTTGAEALYSDLGHCGRGNIRISWIFVKTCLLVNYIGQAANLLSHHNGKFVNDALGLNAFYDLMPQWFVIIGIVIATSAAIIASQAMISGSFTLISEAMRLNLWPRMKVNYPSEEKGQLFIPGVNILLYLGCCGVVLYFQRSSSMEAAYGLAITLCMLSTTILFANYLVSKRVPAFLIYLFLVVYIVIESSFLVANLIKFTHGGYITLMIGGVMFLIMYTWYRSRKIKNRYVEFVRLDQYIPMIQELSNDKSVPKYATHLVYLTSANNPKEIEHKIIYSILNRKPKRSDIYWFVHVDTLDDPYTCEYSVDHIIPNDIIRVEFRLGFRVQQRINLMFRKVVEDLVKNKEVNITSRYESLEKNNVVGDFQFIVMEKYLSQDNELPFFERIIMKLYFWIKEISLSEERGFGLDTSNVVIEKFPLIVSPVSNLRLTRINQDLD; encoded by the coding sequence GTGGGCAAACAACTGAACAAAGTTACCGCAGCGGGCCTTTTAGTGGCGCTGGGTATTATTTACGGCGACATCGGAACATCTCCTCTCTACGTTTTCAACGCCATCATCAACGAGAAAGTAATTTCAGAAGACCTGATCCTGGGGAGCCTTTCCTGCATCATCTGGACCATCACGCTTCAAACCACCGTCAAGTACGTGATCCTCACCCTCCGGGCCGATAACAAGGGGGAAGGCGGAACGTTTTCGCTGTACGCCCTGGTGCGTAGACGAAAAAAATGGCTGGTGATCCCGGCCATGATCGGCGGGGCTGCCCTGCTTTCGGACGGCATTATTACCCCACCCATCTCGATTACTTCTGCCATTGAGGGCCTTAAACAGATTCCCGCCCTGCACGATATCGAAAGGATGACCATCGTATATATCGTACTGGGTATCCTGACGCTTTTCTTTTTCATGCAGCAATTCGGAACGCATTCCATCGGGCGCCTCTTCGGACCCATCATGTCTTTGTGGTTCCTTATGCTGGCGGGTTTGGGCATCTACCATTTCGCAGATGATCTTTCCGTGCTAAAAGCTTTCAGCCCGCATTACGCCATTCAGTTCCTCGTTACGTATCCCGCCGGTTTCTGGGTGCTGGGCGCCGTATTTCTATGTACCACAGGTGCTGAAGCGCTGTATTCGGATCTTGGGCACTGCGGAAGAGGGAATATCCGCATCTCCTGGATATTTGTGAAAACCTGTTTGCTCGTTAACTATATTGGTCAGGCGGCCAACCTGCTTTCACACCACAACGGCAAATTCGTGAATGATGCCCTGGGACTGAACGCGTTTTACGACCTGATGCCCCAATGGTTCGTGATCATCGGTATCGTGATTGCGACTTCCGCTGCCATCATCGCGAGCCAGGCCATGATCTCAGGTTCCTTCACCCTGATCTCGGAAGCCATGCGGCTCAACCTCTGGCCCCGCATGAAGGTGAACTATCCTTCAGAAGAAAAAGGACAGCTTTTTATACCGGGTGTGAACATATTGCTGTACCTCGGTTGTTGCGGCGTGGTGCTGTATTTTCAGCGTTCTTCCAGTATGGAAGCGGCTTATGGACTCGCCATCACGCTGTGTATGCTTTCTACCACTATTCTTTTCGCCAACTACCTCGTTTCCAAAAGAGTGCCCGCCTTTCTGATCTATCTTTTTCTCGTGGTATATATCGTGATCGAATCGTCTTTCCTGGTGGCCAACCTCATCAAATTCACACATGGCGGCTATATTACGCTGATGATCGGCGGTGTGATGTTCCTCATTATGTACACCTGGTACCGCTCCCGGAAAATTAAGAACCGTTACGTGGAATTTGTACGCCTCGACCAGTATATTCCCATGATCCAGGAACTGAGTAACGATAAATCCGTTCCCAAATACGCCACACACCTGGTGTACCTCACTTCGGCGAATAATCCTAAGGAGATTGAGCACAAGATTATTTATTCGATTCTCAACAGAAAACCCAAACGCTCCGATATTTACTGGTTCGTACACGTAGACACGCTCGATGACCCCTATACCTGCGAATATTCCGTGGACCATATCATTCCCAACGACATTATCCGCGTGGAGTTCAGGCTCGGTTTCCGCGTACAGCAACGCATCAACCTCATGTTCCGGAAAGTGGTGGAAGACCTGGTGAAGAACAAGGAAGTGAACATCACCAGCCGCTACGAATCCCTGGAGAAGAACAATGTGGTGGGCGATTTCCAGTTTATTGTGATGGAGAAATACCTTTCCCAGGACAACGAACTGCCGTTCTTCGAGCGCATTATCATGAAACTGTATTTCTGGATCAAAGAGATCAGTTTGTCGGAAGAACGCGGCTTCGGGCTCGATACCTCTAATGTGGTGATCGAAAAATTCCCGCTCATCGTGTCTCCCGTAAGTAACCTGCGACTCACCCGCATCAACCAGGACCTTGACTGA